One window from the genome of Cucumis melo cultivar AY chromosome 10, USDA_Cmelo_AY_1.0, whole genome shotgun sequence encodes:
- the LOC103489481 gene encoding uncharacterized protein LOC103489481, with protein MPPEPLPWDRKDLFKERKHEKSEAIGSAARWRDSYHGSREFNRWGSADLRRPTGHGKQGGWHQFSEDSSHGYGPSRSFSDRVIEDESFRPSVPRGDGKYIRIGRESRGSFSHRDWRSHSRDTNNGFGNPSRRPSSQDVSSDQRSVDDTVTYSSPQSFHGLENGPRADVEVSLGSTDWKPLKWSRSGSLSSRGSAYSSSTNSKNEKADLPLRVASPIESPSAEATACVTSSLPSEDTISRKKPRLGWGDGLAKYEKEKVDVPDGSLRKEVALLSSGSGELTHSLGSNFAEKSPKTLPFSDCASPATPSSFACSSSSGLEDKPFSKGASADGMICSSPGSGSQNLQKLLCSIEKMEISSIANLGSSLVELFHSDDPNTIESCFGKSTLNKLLAYKGEISKTLEMTESEIDSLENELKSLKSGNGGNVSNKKSCSATRLVESSTYFKEQDGISCIAPRPAPLVVVSSSDATVEKVPLCKGDMGVEDVDTKADEIDSPGTVTSKFNEPSRVVKENTSDIVDNGHCSVVTDMIVPGKMEGNFPISEPFVDERKTTGSGNECILAKSCSSESFNGDLMAQAGSRSSLCDSIFACNKEYASRAAEVIFKRSPVGVCKISSKSTKYVSCSETEKLIKEKFVSRKKFLKFKESALTLRFKALQQSWKECLLHSVKKCRSRPQKKELSLRVTHSGHQKYRSSFRSRLIQQGACQSTTFNTEIAVRHSSKLLLNPQIKLYRNTLKMPAMILDKKEKMALRFISHNGLVEDPCAVEKERNLINPWTSAEKEIFWEKLSLFGKDFKKISSFLDLKTTADCIQFYYKNHKSDSFKKNKNLELGKQMKSSAITYLVTSGKKWNPDANATSLDILGVASVMAAQAEYDIRNQQKCSRHLGTGKDVESKVSWSASAPNKSNLDDLQTEKETVAADVLAGISGSISSEALSSCITSAIDPREELREQKCYKVDSAAKLPSLSDVMQKTDNEPCSDDSSEDVDSSNWTDEEKVIFLQAVSSYGKDFDVISRCIRSKSRDQCKIFFSKARKCLGLDLMHTSGDVGETPGNGNDIGGSGTDTEDHCVVEICGGRGSDESISKSINGVSTSVNINHEESVSAATVNMRTSMEFEESTALQQLDEKGAEAVGNMIFETSKEEDVPNPSQRMHDQKIEGSSENTEGGKSCNEPDILRSESVSTVDENSAAVSECRATVKLAIGEEEVGSDANLHSQSTMQCSGQDSTGYDSNIALEGSSVGLDPQILHPNILKVEPVEKKSCIKSEENFLAVRNSDTGVIGREQMLNQDVSSSTLVLQDVSDADQKPMNRDKDDDDEHRNNLLRNSESPKFPRSYPFNKQIFEDINRNINHTYFPVVQGLSKPDINCNNKYVPEGQYLQNCNSSKPHNSAELPFLSQNIELGHNHQKNASGSGSASDSDVPRRKGDVKLFGQILSHAPSQQNSSSGSNECGEKKGLHNSSSKSCDMGEHVPLRSYGFWDGSRIQTGLSALPDSAILQSKYPAAFSGYSGTSVKTEQQTLQALANNSDQSLNEVVSAFPTKDGVVDYHSYRSRDGVKMRPFPVDIFSEMHRRNGFDAVSLSSLQQQGRVLVGMNVVGRGGILMGGSCTGVSDPVAAIKMHYAKADQYAGQPGSMFTREDGSWRGGNGGDLGSR; from the exons ATGCCGCCAGAACCTTTGCCGTGGGACAGGAAAGACCTCTTCAAGGAGAGGAAACACGAGAAGTCGGAGGCCATAGGGTCTGCGGCCAGATGGCGGGACTCTTATCATGGATCTCGCGAGTTTAATCGGTGGGGTTCTGCTGACTTACGAAGACCTACTG GTCATGGTAAGCAGGGTGGTTGGCATCAGTTTTCTGAAGACTCTAGTCACGGTTATGGGCCTTCTCGGTCATTCAGTGACAGGGTGATAGAAGATGAAAGCTTCCGGCCGTCAGTTCCTCGTGGTGATGGAAAATATATTAGAATCGGTAGAGAAAGTAGAGGTTCTTTTAGTCATAGAGACTGGAGAAGTCACTCCAGAGATACTAACAATGGATTTGGGAACCCTTCACGAAGACCATCATCGCAGGATGTGAGTTCTGATCAGAGGTCAGTAGATGATACGGTGACATATTCCTCTCCTCAATCGTTTCATGGGTTAGAAAATGGCCCGAGGGCTGATGTGGAAGTTTCCCTTGGCTCCACTGATTGGAAGCCACTTAAGTGGTCCAGATCTGGGAGTTTGTCTTCTCGGGGATCTGCTTACAGCAGTTCAACAAACTCGAAGAATGAAAAGGCTGATTTACCTCTTAGAGTTGCATCTCCTATAGAAAGCCCTTCTGCTGAAGCTACTGCCTGTGTGACATCTTCTCTGCCTTCTGAAGATACAATTTCTAGGAAGAAACCAAGGCTTGGATGGGGTGATGGACTAGCCAAGtatgagaaagaaaaagttgACGTTCCTGATGGAAGTCTGAGAAAAGAAGTGGCTCTTCTTTCAAGCGGCAGTGGTGAATTAACTCATTCGCTTGGTTCAAACTTTGCTGAGAAAAGTCCCAAAACTTTACCCTTCTCAGATTGTGCATCTCCTGCAACTCCATCCTCTTTTGCTTGTAGTTCATCATCAG GCTTGGAAGATAAACCATTTAGTAAGGGAGCAAGTGCTGATGGAATGATATGTAGTTCACCTGGGTCTGGTTCACAAAATCTTCAGAAGTTATTGTGCAGTATAGAGAAGATGGAGATTAGTTCGATTGCTAATTTAGGGTCCTCActtgttgaattatttcattCTGATGATCCAAATACAATAGAGTCATGTTTTGGGAAATCTACATTGAATAAGCTGCTAGCGTATAAAGGTGAAATTTCAAAGACGTTGGAGATGACAGAGTCAGAAATTGATTCTCTTGAAAATGAACTTAAGTCTTTGAAATCTGGAAATGGAGGCAATGTTTCTAATAAAAAATCTTGCAGTGCCACACGTTTGGTGGAGAGTTCAACATATTTCAAAGAACAAGATGGCATCTCTTGTATTGCCCCTCGTCCTGCTCCATTGGTGGTAGTTTCTTCTTCTGATGCAACAGTTGAGAAGGTGCCACTCTGCAAGGGTGACATGGGAGTAGAAGATGTTGATACAAAGGCTGATGAGATTGATAGTCCTGGAACTGTGACATCAAAATTTAATGAGCCGTCCAGAGTAGTAAAGGAGAATACTTCTGATATTGTTGATAATGGTCATTGCTCTGTAGTTACGGATATGATTGTCCCTGGCAAGATGGAAGGGAATTTTCCAATATCAGAGCCTTTTGTGGATGAGCGCAAAACGACTGGCTCAGGCAATGAATGTATTCTTGCCAAGAGTTGTTCCAGTGAATCTTTTAATGGTGATTTGATGGCCCAAGCTGGTAGTAGATCATCTCTTTGTGATTCAATCTTTGCATGTAATAAAGAATATGCAAGTAGAGCAGCAGAAGTAATTTTTAAGAGATCACCAGTGGGAGTGTGCAAGATCAGCAGCAAAAGCACCAAATATGTCTCCTGTTCAGAGACTGAGAAACTTATTAAAGAGAAATTTGTATCGAGGAagaagtttttaaaatttaaggagAGTGCATTAACCCTTAGGTTTAAAGCCTTGCAACAATCATGGAAAGAATGTTTGCTGCATTCTGTAAAGAAATGTCGCTCAAGGCCACAAAAAAAGGAGCTGAGTCTAAGGGTGACACATTCTGGCCATCAGAAGTACAGGTCTTCATTTCGCTCTCGTTTGATTCAGCAAG GAGCGTGTCAGAGCACTACATTTAACACAGAAATTGCTGTTCGTCACTCCAGCAAGCTGCTGTTGAACCCACAAATTAAGCTTTACAGGAATACTTTAAAGATGCCAGCTATGATTTTGGACAAGAAGGAAAAGATGGCATTGAGGTTCATCTCTCATAATGGGTTGGTCGAAGATCCCTGTGCTGTTGAGAAGGAAAGGAACTTGATAAACCCCTGGACTTCAGCTGAGAAAGAGATATTCTGGGAGAAGCTATCTCTGTTTGGAAAGGATTTTAAGAAAATTTCTTCATTTCTCGACCTCAAAACTACAGCAGACTGTATCCAGTTCTATTACAAAAACCATAAATCTGATAGTTTTAAGAAGAACAAAAATTTGGAGTTGGGCAAGCAAATGAAATCTTCTGCCATCACATATTTGGTAACATCAGGGAAAAAATGGAATCCGGATGCGAATGCTACTTCCCTTGATATTTTAGGTGTTGCTTCAGTAATGGCAGCACAAGCAGAATATGACATTAGAAACCAGCAGAAATGTAGCCGCCATTTGGGTACGGGAAAGGATGTTGAGTCAAAAGTATCATGGAGTGCTAGCGCTCCAAATAAAAGCAATTTGGATGATCTTCAAACTGAAAAAGAAACAGTTGCTGCTGATGTGCTTGCTGGCATAAGTGGTTCAATATCTTCAGAGGCCCTGAGTTCTTGCATTACAAGTGCCATTGATCCCCGTGAGGAACTAAGGGAGCAGAAGTGCTATAAAGTGGATTCTGCAGCGAAATTGCCTTCATTGTCTGATGTCATGCAGAAAACTGATAATGAACCTTGTTCAGATGATAGTTCTGAGGATGTGGATTCTTCAAATTGGACAGATGAGGAGAAGGTGATCTTCTTGCAGGCTGTGTCATCCTATGGtaaggattttgatgtgatctCTAGATGTATCAGATCAAAGTCTAGGGACCAGTGTAAGATTTTCTTCAGCAAAGCTCGGAAATGCCTTGGACTGGATTTGATGCATACTTCTGGAGATGTAGGTGAAACACCTGGGAATGGTAACGATATCGGTGGGAGTGGGACTGACACTGAAGACCACTGTGTTGTTGAAATCTGTGGAGGCCGTGGCAGTGATGAATCTATCTCCAAGTCAATCAATGGTGTATCAACATCGGTTAACATAAATCATGAAGAATCTGTTTCTGCTGCGACTGTCAACATGCGAACTAGTATGGAATTTGAGGAAAGTACAGCATTGCAACAGTTGGATGAGAAAGGTGCTGAGGCTGTTGGGAACATGATTTTTGAGACTTCGAAGGAAGAGGATGTGCCTAATCCGAGCCAGCGCATGCATGACCAAAAAATTGAAGGCTCTTCTGAAAATACTGAAGGTGGAAAGAGCTGTAATGAACCTGACATTCTGAGATCTGAATCGGTGTCCACAGTAGACGAAAATTCAGCAGCTGTGAGCGAGTGCAGAGCTACTGTGAAGCTTGCAAttggagaagaagaagtagGAAGCGACGCTAATTTACACAGTCAGAGTACAATGCAGTGCTCAGGTCAGGATTCAACTGGGTATGATTCGAATATTGCTTTAGAGGGCAGTTCTGTAGGGCTTGATCCACAAATCTTGCATCCAAACATTCTTAAAGTGGAACCTGTTGAGAAGAAGTCTTGCATCAAGTCTGAGGAGAATTTTCTTGCTGTCAGGAATTCTGATACTGGTGTCATTGGAAGGGAACAGATGCTTAACCAAGATGTATCGTCATCAACACTTGTTTTGCAGGATGTTAGTGATGCGGATCAAAAACCTATGAATAGAGATAAAGATGACGATGATGAGCATCGAAATAATTTGTTGCGTAATAGTGAATCACCCAAGTTTCCAAGAAGCTATCCTTTCAACAAACAAATCTTTGAGGACATAAATAGAAATATCAATCACACATATTTTCCTGTTGTTCAAGGGCTGTCAAAGCCAGACATTAATTGTAATAATAAATATGTTCCCGAGGGCCAATATCTTCAGAATTGTAACAGTTCCAAGCCGCACAACTCTGCTGAGCTTCCTTTTCTGTCTCAGAATATAGAACTGGGTCATAATCATCAGAAGAATGCTTCTGGCAGTGGCAGTGCTTCAGATTCCGATGTTCCCCGCAGGAAAGGTGATGTGAAACTGTTTGGTCAGATATTAAGTCATGCCCCTTCCCAGCAAAATTCGAGCTCTGGTTCCAACGAGTGTGGAGAGAAAAAGGGACTTCACAACTCGAGCAGCAAATCATGCGACATGGGAGAACACGTTCCGTTAAGGAGTTACGGTTTTTGGGATGGAAGCAGAATACAGACGGGTTTGTCCGCTTTGCCTGATTCTGCCATTTTACAATCCAAGTATCCTGCTGCATTCAGTGGCTACTCCGGTACATCTGTTAAAACTGAACAGCAGACCTTGCAGGCACTTGCAAATAATAGTGATCAAAGTCTTAATGAAGTAGTGTCTGCTTTTCCAACCAAGGATGGAGTGGTTGATTATCATTCGTATAGAAGTCGAGATGGTGTTAAGATGCGACCATTCCCGGTCGATATATTTTCTGAGATGCACCGAAGAAATGGCTTCGATGCTGTATCCTTGTCAAGTTTACAGCAGCAGGGAAGAGTGCTAGTTGGAATGAATGTTGTTGGAAGGGGAGGGATACTCATGGGTGGTTCTTGCACTGGTGTATCAGATCCTGTGGCAGCCATTAAAATGCACTACGCCAAGGCCGACCAGTACGCTGGGCAACCTGGTAGCATGTTCACAAGAGAAGATGGTAGTTGGAGAGGTGGTAATGGTGGAGATTTAGGCAGCAGATAG
- the LOC103489480 gene encoding protein IQ-DOMAIN 2, translating to MGKKGSWFSAVKKVLTQPSEKNNKKPDRPKKKWFQKEESVEDVISFLEQTSLDVPAQPPIEDDVKQIELENEPSELVHPEAAEPVVAEAPPDVAVEYPPSPSPVPCRPEMSEEAAAIMIQTAFRGYTARRALRALKSLMRLKTLVQGQSVKRQVASTLKCMQTLTHLQSEIRVRRIRMSEENQALLRQLRNKREKDLEKLKFTMDGNWNHSTQSKAQIEAKLLNKHEAAIRRERALAYAYSHQQTWRNSSKTATPTVMDPNNPHWGWSWLERWMAARPWESRSTTDQLDDISVTSVATRASVVDVLQIYGRRDQNPTKLSPRTSTNQKSSQLHKHHSPSIPKALSSSSSRKKTNAAKSSISSWGGDDDIRSTTSVKSKLSRRHTISGSSFRDDESLASLPSVSSKVTPSKAVKTRSPSTSSRTEKGTLENGYVSAGSAKKRLSFSSIPVKPRRQSSPPIVNTS from the exons ATGGGGAAGAAAGGGAGTTGGTTTTCTGCAGTGAAGAAGGTTCTCACTCAGCCTTCTGAGAAGAACAACAAG AAACCAGACAGACCTAAGAAAAAATGGTTCCAAAAGGAGGAGAGTGTGGAGGATGTGATATCCTTTTTGGAACAAACTTCATTGGACGTTCCTGCCCAACCTCCTATAGAAGATGATGTCAAACAAATCGAACTGGAGAATGAACCAAGCGAGCTTGTGCATCCGGAGGCTGCAGAGCCGGTTGTTGCTGAAGCTCCGCCGGATGTGGCAGTTGAATATCCACCTAGTCCTAGTCCTGTCCCCTGTCGGCCAGAAATGTCGGAGGAAGCAGCAGCTATTATGATTCAAACTGCATTTCGTGGATATACG GCAAGGAGAGCACTAAGAGCACTCAAATCGTTGATGCGATTGAAGACGTTGGTACAAGGGCAGTCTGTCAAACGGCAAGTGGCTTCTACTTTAAAATGCATGCAGACCCTTACCCATTTACAGTCGGAGATTCGTGTAAGGAGAATAAGAATGTCGGAAGAAAATCAGGCTCTTCTCCGGCAACTTCGTAACAAACGTGAGAAAGATCTCGAGAAGTTAAAATTTACT ATGGATGGTAACTGGAATCATAGCACCCAATCTAAAGCACAAATTGAAGCTAAACTATTGAACAAGCATGAAGCTGCAATAAGAAGAGAAAGGGCTCTGGCTTATGCTTACTCTCATCAG CAAACATGGAGGAACTCATCAAAAACTGCAACCCCCACCGTCATGGATCCAAACAATCCGCACTGGGGTTGGAGTTGGTTGGAGAGATGGATGGCAGCTCGTCCATGGGAATCTCGAAGCACCACAGACCAGCTGGATGACATTTCTGTCACGAGTGTTGCAACTCGTGCATCTGTGGTCGACGTACTCCAAATTTATGGTCGTCGTGATCAGAACCCGACCAAGCTTTCTCCAAGAACTTCTACAAATCAAAAGTCAAGCCAATTGCATAAGCACCACTCACCTTCAATTCCCAAGGCACTATCTTCATCATCTAGCAGAAAGAAAACAAATGCAGCCAAATCAAGTATAAGCAGCTGGGGCGGGGATGATGACATAAGGAGCACCACTAGTGTCAAATCAAAGCTCTCACGGAGGCATACTATTTCAGGGTCATCATTTAGGGATGATGAAAGCCTTGCCAGTTTACCTTCAGTTTCAAGTAAGGTGACGCCGTCGAAGGCTGTGAAAACTCGGTCGCCGTCGACAAGTTCAAGAACTGAGAAGGGAACATTGGAAAATGGGTATGTAAGTGCTGGTTCTGCAAAGAAGCGGCTTTCCTTCTCAAGTATTCCCGTTAAGCCAAGGAGGCAATCTAGTCCTCCAATTGTGAATACTAGCTAA
- the LOC103489479 gene encoding serine carboxypeptidase-like 27: protein MTMSHLFFHLFLLLSFVAISYGSYNAEQERDRITQLPGQPKNVDFAQYSGYVTVDKQAGRALFYWLTETPTSRVPNSRPLVLWLNGGPGCSSVAYGAAEEIGPFHIKPDGRTLYLNPYAWNKLANLLFLESPAGVGFSYSNTTSDLYTAGDQKTAEDAHKFLVNWFERFPQYKHRDFYIAGESYAGHYVPQLSQLIYERNKGIQNPVINFKGFMVGNAVTDDYHDYVGTFEYWWTHGLISDSTYRLLRKACDFGSSQHPSAECKKALTVAEFEQGNIDPYSIYTRPCNSTASLRHNLRGHYPWMSRAYDPCTERYSVAYFNHPDVQKAFHANVTGITYPWSTCSDLVGNYWADSLLSMLPIYQELIGSGIRIWVFSGDTDSVVPVTATRYSIDALKLPTISNWYPWYDHGKVGGWSQIYKGLTFVTVAGAGHEVPLHRPREAFILFRSFLEDKPLPR from the exons ATGACGATGAGTCATTTGTTTTTCCATCTATTTTTGCTTCTCTCTTTCGTGGCTATCTCCTATGGATCTTATAATGCCGAGCAAGAAAGAGATAGGATTACCCAATTGCCAGGACAACCAAAGAATGTGGATTTTGCGCAATATTCTGGCTATGTAACTGTAGATAAGCAAGCTGGGAGGGCATTGTTTTATTGGTTGACCGAGACACCAACTAGCCGTGTACCTAATTCAAGACCTCTTGTATTGTGGTTGAATGGTGGCCCTGGTTGCTCTTCTGTTGCCTATGGAGCAGCCGAAGAAATTGGACCTTTTCACATTAAGCCCGATGGGAGGACTCTTTACTTGAATCCATATGCTTGGAACAAGT TGGCAAATTTGCTGTTCCTCGAATCCCCAGCTGGTGTTGGGTTTTCTTACTCCAATACTACTTCGGATTTGTACACTGCAGGTGACCAGAAAACAG CTGAGGATGCACATAAATTTCTAGTGAATTGGTTTGAAAGGTTTCCTCAGTACAAGCACAGAGATTTCTACATTGCTGGAGAGAGTTATGCAG GCCACTATGTTCCTCAGCTATCACAGTTAATTTATGAAAGAAATAAAGGAATTCAGAATCCAGTCATAAATTTCAAGGGATTTATG GTGGGGAATGCTGTTACTGATGACTACCATGATTATGTTGGCACATTTGAGTACTGGTGGACTCACGGTCTGATATCTGATTCTACCTATAGATTGTTACGAAAAGCTTGTGATTTTGGATCCTCTCAGCACCCATCAGCAGAATGCAAGAAAGCTCTTACAGTTGCAGAGTTTGAACAAGGAAATATTGATCCATATAGCATTTACACTCGTCCATGCAATAGTACCGCATCATTGAGGCATAACCTAAGGGGCCATTAT CCATGGATGTCCAGAGCCTATGATCCCTGCACTGAGAGGTACTCTGTAGCGTACTTCAACCACCCAGATGTTCAGAAGGCATTCCATGCTAATGTTACTGGGATAACCTACCCATGGAGTACATGCAG TGATCTTGTGGGAAACTACTGGGCCGATTCTCTGCTCTCTATGCTTCCAATATATCAAGAACTAATTGGTTCTGGTATCAGAATTTGGGTATTCAG CGGAGACACCGATTCAGTGGTTCCCGTGACAGCAACACGATATTCTATTGATGCTTTAAAGCTCCCTACTATAAGCAACTGGTACCCTTGGTATGACCATGGGAAG GTAGGTGGGTGGAGCCAAATCTACAAAGGTCTGACATTCGTTACCGTGGCCGGAGCGGGTCATGAGGTTCCGCTTCACCGTCCTCGTGAAGCATTCATTCTTTTCCGATCATTCTTGGAGGATAAACCCCTCCCACGTTGA
- the LOC103489475 gene encoding uncharacterized protein LOC103489475: MEVRPNPTPENSSVSQHHHLISSSLKQPAASSNPIDSNAVAQRLQKELMSLMMSGGDLGVSAFPDGESIFTWIGTIEGGKGTTYEGLSYKLSLHFPMEYPFKPPLVKFETMCFHPNVDQYGNICLDILQDKWSSAYDCRTILLSIQSLLGEPNPESPLNSYAAALWNNKEDYRKMVHKQYFSGAVLDG; encoded by the exons ATGGAAGTCAGACCCAATCCGACACCCGAAAACTCGTCGGTGTCGCAGCATCATCATCTAATCAGTTCTTCGTTAAAGCAGCCTGCCGCTTCTTCCAATCCTATCGATTCCAACGCTGTTGCGCAGAG GCTGCAAAAGGAGTTGATGTCACTGATG ATGAGTGGAGGTGATCTAGGCGTATCAGCTTTTCCAGATGGTGAGAGCATTTTCACATGGATAGGCACCATTGAGGGTGGGAAAGGAACTACATACGAGGGTTTGTCTTACAAACTCTCCTTACATTTTCCCATGGAGTACCCTTTCAAGCCACCCCTTGTTAAGTTTGAGACGATGTGCTTCCATCCGAATGTTGATCAATATGGCAACATTTGTCTTGATATTCTTCAG GACAAGTGGTCTTCGGCTTATGATTGCAGAACCATCCTTTTGTCTATTCAAAGCCTATTAGGAG AGCCCAACCCAGAGAGTCCTCTCAACAGCTATGCTGCTGCTCTGTGGAATAACAAGGAAG ATTACAGAAAGATGGTCCACAAACAATACTTTTCTGGTGCAGTCTTGGACGGCTGA
- the LOC103489476 gene encoding MLO-like protein 12 (The RefSeq protein has 2 substitutions compared to this genomic sequence) has translation MAECGTEQRTLEDTSTWAVAVVCFFLVVISIFIEHVIHLTGKWLEKKHKPALVEALEKVKAELMLLGFISLLLTVGQDAVTQICVSKELAATWLPCAARAKAGVKVAKNSRLRLLEFLDPDYGSRRILASKGDDACAKRGQLAFVSAYGIHQLHIFIFVLAVFHVLYCIITLAFGRTKMSKWKAWEDETKTIEYQYYNDPARFRFARDTTFGRRHLSFWSRTPISLWIVCFFRQFFGSVTKVDYMTLRHGFIVAHLAPGGEVKFDFHKYISRSLEDDFKVVVGISPAMWLFAVLFILTNTNGWYSYLWLPFISLFIILLVGTKLHVIITHMGLTIQERGHVVKGVPVVQPRDDLFWFGRPQLILFLIHFVLFMNAFQLAFFAWTTYAFTWRGCFHQRIEDIAIRLSMGVIIQVLCSYVTLPLYALVTQMGSNMRPTIFNDRVATALKNWHHSAKKNMKQHRNPDSTSPFSSRPTTPTHGMSPIHLLHKHQHGSTSPRLSDAEPDQWEELPPSSHHNRAHDNQDQQEQSETSREQEMTVQRPSSSETGSITRPARPHQEITRSPSDFSFAK, from the exons ATGGCTGAATGTGGAACAGAGCAGCGTACTTTGGAAGATACTTCAACTTGGGCTGTTGCggttgtttgttttttcttggTTGTTATTTCAATCTTCATTGAACATGTCATTCACCTCACTGGAAAG TGGCTGGAGAAAAAGCACAAGCCAGCTCTTGTTGAAGCTCTAGAAAAGGTTAAAGCAG AGCTTATGCTATTGGGATTTATATCCCTACTTCTAACGGTAGGCCAAGATGCTGTCACTCAAATTTGTGTTTCGAAGGAGCTTGCAGCAACTTGGCTTCCCTGTGCAGCAAGAGCTAAAGCAGGAGTAAAAGTTGCGAAGAACAGTCGTCTTAGACTTCTTGAATTTTTAGATCCTGACTATGGTTCGAGGCGTATTTTAGCCTCGAAAGGAGATGATGCATGCGCTAAGAGG GGCCAACTCGCTTTCGTGTCGGCATATGGAATCCATCAGCTCCATATTTTCATCTTCGTCTTGGCTGTCTTCCATGTCCTATATTGCATCATCACTTTGGCTTTCGGCAGAACAAAG ATGAGCAAATGGAAGGCCTGGGAGGATGAAACCAAGACAATTGAATACCAGTACTATAATG ATCCAGCAAGATTTAGATTTGCCAGAGATACTACGTTTGGACGCCGACACTTGAGCTTCTGGAGTCGTACACCAATTTCCCTCTGGATT GTTTGTTTCTTCAGACAATTCTTTGGATCAGTTACCAAGGTTGATTACATGACACTGAGACATGGATTCATTGTT GCACATCTAGCACCCGGAAGTGAAGTAAAATTTGATTTCCACAAATACATTAGCAGATCTCTGGAAGACGACTTTAAAGTTGTTGTGGGGATTAG TCCCGCAATGTGGCTATTTGCTGTTCTCTTCATCCTAACTAATACAAATG GGTGGTATTCATATCTATGGCTGCCTTTCATTTCCTTATTT ATAATTCTATTGGTGGGAACAAAGCTCCATGTCATTATAACTCATATGGGATTGACAATTCAAGAAAGGGGTCATGTTGTGAAGGGTGTTCCGGTCGTTCAGCCTCGGGATGACCTGTTTTGGTTTGGCCGTCCACAACTTATTCTCTTCCTGATCCACTTTGTTCTCTTTATG AATGCATTTCAGCTTGCCTTCTTTGCTTGGACCACA TATGCATTCACGTGGAGGGGTTGTTTCCATCAGCGAATTGAAGATATTGCCATCAGACTCTCAATGGG GGTTATCATACAAGTTCTCTGCAGTTATGTCACACTCCCACTCTATGCTTTGGTTACTCAG ATGGGCTCTAACATGAGACCAACCATTTTCAACGACCGAGTGGCGACGGCATTGAAGAACTGGCACCACTCCGCCAAGAAGAACATGAAGCAGCATCGCAACCCAGACAGTACCTCACCATTCTCAAGCAGGCCAACAACTCCAACTCACGGCATGTCTCCTATTCACCTTCTGCACAAACATCAGCATGGCAGCACATCTCCCAGGCTATCCGATGCCGAACCCGATCGGTGGGAAGAGTTACCTCCTTCTTCACACCATAATAGAGCCCATGATAATCAAGATCAACAAGAACAATCTGAGACTAGTAGAGAACAGGAGATGACGGTTCAACGACCAAGTTCAAGTGAAACCGGTTCCATAACACGTCCTGCTCGCCCTCATCAGGAAATCACTAGGAGTCCATCGGACTTCTCATTTGCCAAATGA
- the LOC103489478 gene encoding tetraspanin-6, giving the protein MYRFSNTLIGFLNLFTLIASIPIIGGGLWMARSSTTCESFLQTPLLVVGFVVLVVSLAGFIGACFNVAWALWVYLVVMLFLIATLMGLTIFGFIVTAAGGGVEAPGGRVYREYHLEQYSPWLRKRIKDPRYWLTIRSCLLGSKTCAQLASWTPLDYLQRDMSPIQSGCCKPPTACNYDMMAAGAMVSQDPDCYRWNNAPTLLCYECDSCKAGVLENVRRDWHKLSVLNVVVVILLIGVYCVGCCAFRNTKRAETDYPYGHNQMTKVRPRWDYYWWRWLHDKREQLY; this is encoded by the exons ATGTATAGATTTAGCAACACGTTGATCGGGTTCTTAAACCTCTTCACACTGATAGCCTCAATCCCCATCATCGGGGGAGGGCTATGGATGGCGAGAAGCAGCACGACGTGCGAGAGCTTCCTACAGACGCCGCTGCTGGTGGTGGGGTTTGTGGTGTTGGTTGTGTCTCTAGCTGGGTTCATTGGTGCTTGTTTTAACGTTGCATGGGCGCTATGGGTTTACTTAGTGGTGATGTTGTTTCTAATAGCTACGCTTATGGGATTGACGATATTTGGGTTTATAGTGACGGCAGCGGGGGGAGGAGTGGAGGCACCGGGTGGGAGGGTGTATAGAGAGTATCATTTGGAACAATACTCACCTTGGTTGAGGAAGAGAATTAAGGATCCAAGGTATTGGCTAACCATTAGGAGTTGTCTTTTGGGTTCTAAGACTTGTGCTCAACTTGCTTCTTGGACTCCTCTTGATTATCTTCAAAGAGATATGTCCCCAATTCAg TCAGGTTGTTGCAAGCCTCCAACGGCATGCAACTACGACATGATGGCAGCAGGAGCCATGGTGTCTCAGGATCCGGATTGCTATCGATGGAACAATGCCCCTACCTTGTTGTGCTACGAGTGTGACTCCTGTAAAGCAGGTGTCCTTGAGAACGTTCGAAGAGACTGGCATAAGCTCTCCGTTCTCAACGTCGTTGTCGTCATCCTACTCATCGGTGTCTACTGCGTTGGTTGTTGCGCCTTCCGCAACACAAAGAGGGCTGAGACTGACTACCCTTATGGTCATAATCAGATGACCAAAGTTCGACCAAGATGGGACTACTACTG gTGGAGATGGTTGCATGACAAGAGAGAACAACTTTATTAA